From Candidatus Binatia bacterium, the proteins below share one genomic window:
- the rho gene encoding transcription termination factor Rho, whose translation MGEAQLNEKTKTELLDLAKELEVEIANPAKLKKDEIVAQLVQAQIARSGIEMASGILDILPEGYGFLRRAGYYVGNDDIYVSQTQIRRFELRRGDMVEGQARRPKESEKYFGLIRVDKVNDLDPEAIKGRRTFEKGTPIYPQERFKLEVRSTQLSTRVIDLFSPIGKGQRALIVSPPKAGKTTLLKNIANSISINHPDAHIIALLVDERPEEVTDMQRTIDGDVVASTFDEHPENHTTVAELTMERAKRLVELGKDVVILLDSITRLARAYNQTVASSGRTLSGGLDTASLHKPKRFFGAARKIEEGGSLTIIATALIETGSKMDDVIFEEFKGTGNMEIDLTRKLAESRVFPAIDIKRSGTRHEELLLSPDEMRKIWMLRRATAVLNTGDITEIILDKMAQTRTNEEFLQSVTKEALSMNRGYEDNGKY comes from the coding sequence ATCGGCGAAGCGCAACTGAACGAGAAGACGAAGACCGAGCTGTTGGATCTCGCGAAAGAACTCGAAGTCGAGATCGCTAACCCCGCCAAACTGAAGAAGGACGAGATCGTCGCGCAGCTGGTGCAGGCGCAGATCGCGCGCTCCGGCATCGAGATGGCGAGCGGGATCCTCGACATTCTCCCCGAGGGCTACGGCTTCTTACGCCGAGCCGGTTACTACGTCGGCAACGACGACATCTACGTCAGCCAGACGCAGATCCGGCGCTTCGAACTGCGGCGCGGCGACATGGTCGAGGGCCAAGCGCGCCGGCCGAAAGAGAGCGAGAAGTACTTCGGCCTCATTCGCGTCGATAAAGTCAACGATCTGGATCCCGAAGCGATCAAGGGACGGCGCACCTTCGAAAAAGGAACGCCGATCTACCCGCAAGAGCGCTTCAAGCTCGAGGTGCGCTCGACGCAGCTCTCGACGCGCGTCATCGATCTCTTCTCGCCGATCGGCAAAGGGCAGCGTGCCCTCATCGTCTCGCCTCCGAAAGCCGGCAAGACGACCCTTCTAAAGAACATCGCGAACTCGATCTCGATCAACCATCCGGACGCGCACATCATCGCGCTCCTCGTGGACGAGCGTCCCGAGGAGGTCACCGATATGCAGCGCACGATCGACGGCGACGTCGTCGCCTCGACGTTCGACGAGCATCCCGAGAACCACACGACGGTCGCGGAATTGACGATGGAGCGCGCCAAGCGTCTCGTCGAACTCGGCAAGGACGTCGTGATTCTCCTCGACTCGATCACGCGGCTCGCGCGCGCCTACAACCAAACCGTCGCCAGTTCGGGACGCACGCTCTCGGGCGGCCTCGACACGGCCTCGCTCCATAAGCCGAAGCGTTTCTTCGGCGCGGCGCGCAAGATCGAAGAGGGCGGCTCGCTCACGATCATCGCGACCGCGCTCATCGAGACCGGTTCGAAGATGGACGACGTCATCTTCGAAGAGTTCAAAGGCACCGGCAACATGGAGATCGACCTCACCCGCAAGCTCGCCGAATCGCGCGTCTTCCCGGCGATCGACATCAAGCGGTCCGGCACGCGCCACGAAGAACTGCTGCTCTCGCCCGACGAGATGCGCAAGATCTGGATGCTGCGTCGCGCGACCGCGGTGCTCAATACCGGCGACATCACCGAGATCATCCTCGATAAGATGGCGCAGACTCGCACGAACGAAGAGTTCCTGCAGTCCGTCACCAAGGAAGCGCTCTCGATGAATCGCGGGTACGAGGACAACGGAAAGTACTAG
- a CDS encoding DNA-3-methyladenine glycosylase yields the protein MKLARLTPGDLPIETEPLARALLGRILVRESAQGRVAGRIVETEAYLPGDPACHAFNGKSRRNATLFGPPHRAYVYLIYGMYYCFNLSSERDGEGAGVLVRALEPIHGLPIMQARRETDRERDLCRGPGRLCSALDIDRALDGVDLFADKRLWLGDAGKQPMRVRRSPRIGVTSAAERRLRFYAAGSPYVSGPSRLNLA from the coding sequence ATGAAGCTCGCCCGGCTTACGCCGGGGGATCTACCGATCGAGACGGAGCCGCTGGCGCGCGCATTGCTCGGCCGCATCCTCGTGCGCGAGAGCGCGCAGGGCAGGGTTGCCGGGCGAATCGTCGAGACCGAGGCCTACCTTCCGGGAGATCCCGCCTGCCACGCCTTTAACGGGAAGAGCCGCCGCAATGCGACGCTCTTCGGTCCGCCGCATCGCGCCTACGTCTATCTGATCTACGGCATGTATTACTGTTTCAATCTCTCGAGCGAGCGCGACGGCGAGGGAGCCGGCGTTCTCGTGCGCGCGCTCGAGCCGATCCACGGTCTCCCGATCATGCAAGCGCGACGCGAAACCGATCGAGAACGCGACCTTTGTCGCGGTCCGGGCCGGCTCTGCAGCGCGCTCGACATCGATCGCGCGCTCGACGGGGTCGATCTCTTCGCCGACAAGCGTCTCTGGCTGGGCGATGCGGGCAAGCAACCGATGCGCGTGCGCCGCAGTCCTCGCATCGGCGTCACATCGGCTGCGGAGCGTCGACTGCGGTTCTATGCCGCTGGGAGCCCCTACGTCAGCGGACCTTCTCGCTTGAACCTGGCTTGA
- a CDS encoding glycosyltransferase codes for MERLRIGFFTEIYRPVVNGVVASVETLAAGLRSRGHDVYCFAPRMPGYEEADGPVFRMPSLPLPTSTAYRLTLPLVSRRNLNGVIKRLSLVHVHSPFVTGWMGARYARRYGMPLVYTYHTQLEAYAHYVPFERRATQYAASQLTRAFANLADAVVVPTPAMADRLREIGVTARIEVVPSGIDVAAFGAGRRNAALRLRAGAEPGDRLILSVGRLAKEKNVELLLAGLAAARDERLKLAVAGDGPSRADLEARAAALGVADRTRFLGFVSQNELPDLYASADAFAMSSTTETQGLVLAEALAAGLRVIAAECPQNRDVLGEAGSLVAAAPEAFAAAFEAMPEGPPDEAARAAREAARRFSVAAQLDRILGVYESLIRPACIA; via the coding sequence ATGGAGCGTCTGCGGATCGGGTTCTTCACCGAGATCTACCGCCCGGTCGTCAACGGAGTCGTGGCGTCGGTCGAGACGCTCGCGGCCGGCCTGCGAAGCCGCGGTCACGATGTGTATTGCTTCGCCCCGCGGATGCCCGGCTACGAGGAAGCCGATGGTCCGGTCTTTCGAATGCCGTCGCTTCCGTTGCCGACGAGCACAGCCTACCGCCTGACGCTCCCGCTCGTGAGCAGACGCAATCTCAACGGCGTCATCAAACGATTATCGCTCGTCCACGTGCACTCGCCGTTCGTCACGGGATGGATGGGTGCGCGGTACGCGCGCCGTTACGGCATGCCGCTCGTCTATACGTATCACACGCAGCTCGAAGCGTACGCGCATTACGTTCCGTTCGAACGGCGCGCGACGCAGTATGCCGCGTCACAGTTGACCCGCGCCTTTGCCAATCTCGCCGACGCGGTCGTCGTTCCGACGCCGGCGATGGCGGATCGGCTCCGCGAGATCGGCGTCACCGCGCGCATCGAGGTCGTGCCGAGCGGCATCGACGTCGCGGCGTTCGGCGCGGGACGACGCAACGCAGCGCTGCGTCTGCGCGCGGGCGCGGAGCCCGGCGATCGCCTGATCCTCTCCGTCGGCCGTCTCGCGAAGGAGAAGAACGTCGAGCTGTTGCTCGCCGGGCTCGCCGCCGCACGCGACGAAAGGCTGAAACTCGCGGTCGCCGGCGACGGACCTTCCCGCGCCGATCTCGAGGCGCGCGCCGCCGCGCTGGGCGTGGCGGATCGCACGCGTTTCCTCGGCTTCGTCTCGCAGAACGAGTTACCCGATCTTTACGCGAGCGCCGATGCGTTCGCGATGTCGAGCACGACCGAGACGCAGGGGCTAGTCTTGGCCGAGGCGCTTGCGGCCGGGCTCCGGGTGATCGCGGCGGAGTGCCCGCAGAACCGCGACGTCCTCGGGGAGGCGGGCAGTCTCGTCGCGGCGGCGCCCGAGGCCTTCGCCGCCGCTTTCGAGGCGATGCCCGAGGGGCCACCGGACGAAGCCGCCCGGGCGGCCCGCGAGGCCGCGCGGCGCTTCTCGGTGGCGGCCCAACTCGACCGCATCCTCGGGGTCTACGAAAGCCTGATCCGACCGGCTTGCATTGCTTGA
- a CDS encoding 3D domain-containing protein, with protein sequence MIGRLLSAAFVVAVLSINWAAAAPASDPVTHVTWHSDGTLTWERVERRPIRPATIHRLSDGIELGRSKVVAAGTNGVMEVRVRYAQRNGGPVHQSVLSKTVIRGAHPRVVADGIGNASLAAFEAHGITHMGLVVRGAMQMLATAYTADCAGCGGMTALGRRAGYGIVAVDPRVIPLGTRLYIPGYGLAVAGDTGGDIVGRRIDLGFDSLRGAVLFGRRDITVYQLK encoded by the coding sequence TTGATAGGACGTCTCCTGAGCGCCGCATTCGTCGTCGCCGTACTCAGCATCAATTGGGCCGCAGCCGCTCCGGCCTCGGATCCCGTCACGCACGTGACGTGGCACTCCGACGGCACCCTGACCTGGGAACGGGTCGAGCGCCGCCCGATTCGCCCGGCGACGATCCATCGGCTGTCCGACGGCATCGAGCTCGGACGCTCGAAGGTCGTCGCGGCCGGAACGAACGGCGTCATGGAAGTCCGCGTCCGCTACGCACAGCGTAACGGCGGCCCGGTGCACCAATCCGTTCTCTCGAAGACCGTCATTCGCGGCGCGCATCCGCGCGTCGTCGCCGACGGAATTGGCAATGCCTCGCTCGCGGCCTTCGAGGCGCACGGCATCACGCACATGGGCCTCGTCGTACGCGGCGCGATGCAGATGCTCGCGACCGCATACACCGCCGACTGCGCCGGATGCGGCGGCATGACGGCGCTCGGCCGGCGCGCCGGATACGGGATCGTCGCGGTCGATCCGCGCGTGATCCCGCTCGGAACGCGGCTCTACATTCCCGGCTACGGCCTCGCGGTCGCCGGCGATACCGGCGGCGACATCGTCGGCCGGCGCATCGATCTCGGCTTCGACTCACTGCGCGGCGCCGTGCTCTTCGGCCGGCGCGACATCACGGTCTATCAGCTCAAGTAG
- the rsmA gene encoding 16S rRNA (adenine(1518)-N(6)/adenine(1519)-N(6))-dimethyltransferase RsmA, translating into MSTPRRLLKQFGIRPRKRYGQNFLENAGAARAVARLALEGAAAQTPVFEIGAGTGALTLALLEAGANVTALEVDPALVAVLRSQEELARAEILEGDALEFDYRAWAAGRRWRVAANLPYNVATPVMLRLIEMEDGPETLTVTIQKDVADRLVAKPGTAAYGSLSVAVQYAMIVEPAFALSPGSFYPAPKVESSVVRVVRRERPAVRPRDVAVFWKVVRGAFAYRRKTLANSLALALGMSREKIARAMTRCNLSAELRGERLDLDDLARLADELAEE; encoded by the coding sequence GTGTCCACTCCGCGCCGCCTGCTCAAGCAATTCGGAATACGCCCGCGCAAGCGTTACGGCCAGAACTTTCTGGAGAACGCCGGCGCCGCGCGCGCCGTCGCGCGCCTCGCACTCGAGGGCGCCGCCGCGCAAACCCCCGTCTTCGAAATCGGCGCCGGAACCGGCGCGCTGACGCTCGCGCTGCTCGAAGCCGGTGCGAACGTCACGGCACTCGAGGTGGATCCGGCGCTCGTCGCGGTGCTTCGCTCGCAAGAGGAACTGGCGCGCGCCGAGATCCTCGAAGGCGACGCGCTCGAGTTCGATTATCGAGCGTGGGCGGCCGGCCGGCGATGGCGCGTCGCCGCTAACTTGCCCTACAACGTGGCGACGCCGGTGATGCTGCGCCTCATCGAGATGGAGGATGGCCCGGAGACGCTGACCGTCACGATTCAGAAAGACGTCGCGGATCGTCTCGTTGCGAAACCCGGAACCGCCGCGTACGGCAGCCTCTCCGTCGCCGTGCAATACGCGATGATCGTGGAGCCGGCGTTCGCGCTCTCGCCCGGATCGTTCTATCCCGCGCCGAAGGTCGAGTCGAGCGTCGTCCGGGTCGTTCGCCGCGAGCGCCCCGCCGTTCGCCCGCGGGACGTCGCCGTCTTCTGGAAGGTCGTGCGCGGCGCGTTCGCGTACCGGCGCAAAACGCTCGCGAACTCGCTCGCGCTCGCGCTCGGCATGAGTCGCGAGAAGATCGCGCGGGCGATGACGCGCTGCAACCTCTCTGCGGAGCTTCGTGGTGAACGACTCGACCTCGACGACCTCGCCCGTTTGGCCGACGAGCTGGCCGAAGAGTAG
- a CDS encoding type II CAAX endopeptidase family protein: protein MNDSTSTTSPVWPTSWPKSSFTGFWTWLLAGFVAFLFVLAFVAGLKTSRIPAVTPLEFDFLIAFQFVVEGILLVLVLLALPPLSKFSLRELGYRMPNRLAIGVALLGAVAMAIVANGGASLIDYLAHSQHQQDIVQIFRELHDPTTIAIFAVFAVIFAPFAEETFFRVFFFNLGLRYGGFWAGAVLSGVLFGMAHGDLYAALPLALGGVVLCAVYYKTRNAIAPMISHALFNTLSIVALLAAPKLTQ, encoded by the coding sequence GTGAACGACTCGACCTCGACGACCTCGCCCGTTTGGCCGACGAGCTGGCCGAAGAGTAGTTTCACGGGTTTTTGGACCTGGCTGCTCGCCGGGTTCGTCGCGTTCCTCTTCGTTCTCGCCTTCGTCGCCGGTCTGAAGACGAGCCGCATCCCCGCGGTGACGCCGCTCGAGTTCGACTTCCTCATCGCGTTCCAGTTCGTCGTCGAAGGAATCTTGCTCGTCCTCGTCCTTCTCGCGCTCCCGCCGCTTTCGAAATTCAGCCTGCGCGAGTTGGGCTATCGCATGCCGAACCGATTGGCGATCGGGGTCGCGCTGCTCGGGGCGGTCGCGATGGCGATCGTCGCGAACGGCGGCGCCTCGCTCATCGATTACCTCGCCCACAGCCAGCATCAGCAAGATATCGTGCAGATCTTCAGGGAGCTGCACGACCCGACGACGATCGCGATCTTCGCGGTCTTCGCCGTCATTTTCGCGCCGTTCGCCGAGGAGACGTTCTTTCGCGTCTTCTTCTTCAATCTCGGGCTGCGCTACGGCGGCTTCTGGGCCGGAGCCGTTCTCAGCGGCGTGCTCTTCGGAATGGCGCACGGCGATCTCTACGCCGCGCTGCCGCTCGCGCTCGGCGGCGTCGTCCTCTGCGCGGTCTACTACAAGACGCGCAACGCGATCGCGCCGATGATCTCGCACGCGCTCTTCAACACGCTCTCGATCGTCGCGCTCCTCGCGGCGCCGAAGCTCACCCAGTAA